The Thermodesulfobacteriota bacterium region CATCACGGAATCCGGATTTCATCAAGTCGTACTTTTCCTTGGCCGAAGCGGCTTCTTCTTTCAACACGGCCACTTGATTGACCGCATTGTCTCTTTGCTGCCGGGATACGACGCCCCTCTCATAAAGACTCTCATACCGCTCCTTATCCTTGATGGCCAAATCCAATTTAGCCTTGACCGATTCCCATTGGGCCCTTGCCCGCTCGATTTCTTGCTGACGATTACCGGTAACCACCAGCTTGAGATAGGCCTCTCTCTCTTTTACACGTTCCTCTGCCTGTTTGATCCCGGCCAACGCCTGCTCTCTCCTGGATTTTAACTCAGCATCGTCCAATCGAACCAAAACCTCTCCTGCTTTTACCTTATCTCCCTCTTTCACCAGAACCTCTGTGACGCGCCCGCCTATTTTGGAGCCGACCAGAATATCGTCCGCTTCGATTGTTCCGTTTAACACAAGGGGTTTGCCCTCTCCAAGAGAGCAGCCGGTAATCGAACCCAGAAGAATTTGAAGCATGAAGAAGGCCAATAAATTTTGGATAAGCTGGCTTTGTAATTTCATTGCCGGTTCACTATTCTCATTACTGAGATATCTTGTATTCGTATCAAATATTTCATAACTGTTGATAATTACTCAACACTCAAATGAATAAGAGGCCTGTCATTCCCGCATGCTACCCGATTAATACTTTCGGGCACGAGCTTTAGCGGGAATCTAAAAACTATGGATACCAGATTAAGCCTGTCCCCACACGCCTTTCGCGGGGAACATTCGGGTATAACAAGTGCGGTGATGCCTGATTGATCCTCCGGCTTAACCGGGGGAAGGGCATGACAAAAATATAAATAACCAGAGTTCATAGAATTCCCTATATTTCAAAAATGGCTATTTTTCCTTTTACAAATATCGGATTCACATTGCTTAACCAGGCTTATCTGAAAGCGGTGCCCGAAGGCCAGCCGCACAGAAGTTAATCAGCCTGTCGACCACTTCCTTATCGTCTGCGATTTTGCATAGACCACCGGAGAAAGCTTCCAGAACAGTGTGGTTGGTGTAGGTATGAATCATAGCACCCGCTAAAAAATGCATT contains the following coding sequences:
- a CDS encoding efflux RND transporter periplasmic adaptor subunit; translation: MKLQSQLIQNLLAFFMLQILLGSITGCSLGEGKPLVLNGTIEADDILVGSKIGGRVTEVLVKEGDKVKAGEVLVRLDDAELKSRREQALAGIKQAEERVKEREAYLKLVVTGNRQQEIERARAQWESVKAKLDLAIKDKERYESLYERGVVSRQQRDNAVNQVAVLKEEAASAKEKYDLMKSGFRDEEIAQAQADLTQAKAALEQSLSALEEVETQLKEMTIRAPMDALVEVCDLFPGDLLGANQTAVTLILPDRLWVRVYVPENYLGYMKENAKVEVRVDSFPKETFHGYVEQINRKAEFTPRNIQSVEERVNLVFGVKVRLDNSLGRLRAGMSADVTFPDVRKM